The sequence TATAATTTGTTTTTGCTGCATGATTTGTTTCTACTTATTGAATTATGTGCGCTGATTATTTGAGTTTTTCGGCAATAGGGGGCAGGCCAAGATTTCCTGTTCTTACATGCATTTCAAGGACTCTGCATCGTCCTGCACTTAGGAAACCCCGAACACCCCCAAAACTGTTGCCCAGCTTTTGGGCCCGACTTCACTGTCCGAATCAGCAGCGCACTGCCGCATTTCGGGCATTGCCGCTCGGCTGTCGGATCGCTTCGGCGTTTGAGGTTTTGCACATGCTCCCGGTGGGTGGCGAGGGTTGGCGCGCGGCGGCCGGTTTGCAGGGCGTGCAGCATGGCATCGACTTCAGCCTCGCTGAATACCGCCTGCTGGAATGACTGGATATAGCGGATAAAGCCGACGCCCTGGGTTACGTTGGCCGGCACTTCGGTTTTGAAGGTGCTGCCGCCGACAAAGGTGATCACCGAGTGCAGGTGCTCGGGACTAACGCCAAGGGTGGTTTCCAGTGCTTTGAGATGCTTGTAGTTCTGGCGTAGCGGGTTCTGGAATTTGAAAGTGCGCTTGTAGAGCTTCTGCGTCCACTGCGCCTGCTTCTCGCTGCCGAAGATCCAGCCGCTCATGTTCTTCGTTTCCAGCACGAAGACGCCGTAAGGCGAGAGGAATACGTGGTCGATCTGGGTGGTGCCGTCGGGTGTGTTCAGGGTGACGTTGTGCAGACGGCGGTAGGTCTGTTTATCCAGCTGCCAATGGGCGAACAGCCGCACCAGGAGTTCGCCAATATGACCCTTGGCCCATGATGACTTGAGCAGGCCGATCAGAAGTGCGGCTGGGATAAACCAGGCCAGCATGCCCCAGACCTGAGCGATGATGGGGGAGAAGTCCATTTCCTAACCTTTGGTAATCCGTAGTTAACCGGATAGTACCGAATCTTGGTGTAATGGCACGATAGTATCGCGCAGCTTTCGATGCGCGGTGTTGTCGCTGCGGGTTAGTTGTGAGCGTTTGCCGAGTGCTGTATTTGATAACGCGTGCTGCGCCCACCGCCCGGCAGCCGGGCAAGGCAGCCCTTCTCGATGAGATCGCTCAGATGGCGTGTGGCGGTGGCTTTCGAGACTTTGGCCACGGCTTGGTATTGAGCGGCGCTGATGCCGCTCTCGAAGCCCCTCTCGCC is a genomic window of Stutzerimonas stutzeri containing:
- a CDS encoding nuclease-related domain-containing protein — its product is MDFSPIIAQVWGMLAWFIPAALLIGLLKSSWAKGHIGELLVRLFAHWQLDKQTYRRLHNVTLNTPDGTTQIDHVFLSPYGVFVLETKNMSGWIFGSEKQAQWTQKLYKRTFKFQNPLRQNYKHLKALETTLGVSPEHLHSVITFVGGSTFKTEVPANVTQGVGFIRYIQSFQQAVFSEAEVDAMLHALQTGRRAPTLATHREHVQNLKRRSDPTAERQCPKCGSALLIRTVKSGPKAGQQFWGCSGFPKCRTMQSP